The Leptidea sinapis chromosome Z, ilLepSina1.1, whole genome shotgun sequence genomic sequence ACTGTAAGCCTAGATTAAGTTCTTGTTTTGTCACACTCATGtcagttttacttaagtaaagctGAGCAATGTCTAAATACGATCTATAGATCTCAACGGTAGTATCCATCATCATGGTATTTAGGTTTTGACGATAATACTGACAGCGTAAATGAAACATGATAACAACGAAACATACTTTATTTAATCATTCAGAGAGACCACATATAACAGTATCAAACTTATGTTACGTGAGCAATGATAAGATACTGAGTACCAATAATAAGTTGTCGATCAGCATCACTTATCATTattcagaacgattttgttgaACATACATCAACTATTTGTAGTAATAATGCCGTGTTTTAGACTGTTCACTAATATACCTAAAATCAAAATTCCTAATGATTTCGTTGAAAAAATAACACCGTTGTTGGCTGATGTTTTAAGAAAACCTGAGCAGGTAAATACGTAAAtgattatcaatttattttcgaaaaaaatatatatagtgtttgatataaaaaatagagacattttcaatgtattttttttaattcgagcTTGTTTACACCaactaacaataacaataaaaacatgttaaagtaccggttaagcataAAATGtattgcaccatttgacaattttaagataacgtcataactttaactgttaactgtAACCGTCCAATATTCGTTGGTTATAgctattgtaaatattaaataacgctctgtgaaaagtttcaaataaatattcgatagtgaattgatatttcactttttatctaTGCAAGGgcatacgatggtgcaacacattgcTTCTGCACatgctgagatctatagagcttacttagaatttgctcagactttattCACGCGAAAGTTAGcagagtgtgataaaacgcgaacttgtcttagcttaagctcagcatattTTCAGATGTCTATCGACTAAAGATTACGCTAAACTTAAACACAGCTAAATTTTACGTAAATAAAGTCTcggtaaagtctaagtacgctctataaatCTCAGCCTATAAGTCTTTTAAAAGTGTTGAAGTTctgttaattgtaattatttaagaCAGAAGTATGTAGTAACAAAGTTTACATTTAAACAGAAGTTTGTATGTCTCGTGTCTGGGGACTGCATTTTATCTTTTGGAGGGGATGCGAGCGCTCCTGGAGCCGTTGCCTCAATTGAGTCCATTGGACACCTAGGAcctaatgaaaataaaatatttgttacacAAGTTACTGCTTTTGTAGAAAAAGAACTCGGTATCAAGCCTGACAGGTAAACATTTGATTTGCAATGCTTATTAAATTTGGTGCCCTAACTCTCATTGTTAGTTAATCTTTTGTCAATTTTCAGGTTTTTTATCTCGTTCTACGATCTCGAAGGTCACAATATTGGAAAAGGAGGTGTAACATTGGCTTaacatgtaataaaatatattgatttctATTAACTAAATTTTAAATCTCTTAACATACTGCGTTtacgttatattattataatttaaatcaacaaaataaacaaaacagtttgtgttacaaaattatcagtggttttctttttgttattgtaCGGTGGCTTATAatctaatacaaaaatatttcttttgataTATTTCTATAAAAGTAGTTATCGTGAACATTCCAGTAAGACTATTCACCTGATCACAAGCTACAAACGAATACTTTATAAGAGCTGAAGACTGACCCTTACATAACCCAGTTGCAGTTGaactttatataatactagctgaccctacagacgttgttctgtacattgataaataataaacaaaacattgttttttataaatttgtcaataatttttcataacatctagaattatttcataacgtATGCgtcttgttgttataatgaaattgtttcacagcggaactgtcaacccgggcgtcactaaattctctcatagaaaatatgtccatacaaaacaaatattggaaataataataattatgggtcccaaatcgaaataacaactatcctatctctcaagttggaccaaactgcactccatgaagtaaaccctataaaaatccgttcattcgtataggagtccatcgcggacaaacaacgtgtcacgtaatttatattcattaagaTATTGGACTAGGAACCAATTAGAGGACCTGATCTAAGCTAAAATAATCGTTTATGTAAAAGGGCCATTGAACTGAATCCTCGTTCCACGAGATTACCGGATATATCTACTGGTTTAGGTATGGCCGCTATCCCAGAACGACATTATAACTAAATAGTAGCTACGCAATGTGTATACAGTTATTTAATCATCTacctttagaaataaaaaacttaccacagaaacgatttattggactcctgtttaaattGTTAATCGACAAAGACAAGTTTTATACGATtgaggatttttgaaattttaagtaaacttttgcatgctaatttaaattaaccgaatagaagacactacaatagatttaagatctataatgtatactgtattcgacgctATAAAcaagtttcatttcatttcaggaTTGCCGTTGAAGTATGCCTACTGATGCcacaatattcaatattattttaaatgtatataaagaCTTATcatttcatcttatttttatCACACCTCCGCGGGAAGGTCACTTTTTTACCATTTTTCTGGGAGAAAAGTGGCAATTCTCCACCCTCAGAATGTGGTCAcgcatgcgtcaataaattctgaaCTTTCAACTTAGATTGCATTTTGCACGCGGTATATATTATGGCCTGATTCCCTCCCTAgttgcgtaatatactattatcaGAATCTATTTGAACTGTTGCAACATAAACACTCAATACTTATCAATCATCAATACTTacactaaaaataaacataatacctttatttgttTGGGCATTATGTCAACTCTATGAAAATATATCTAAACACAAATAGGAATAGAGGATAACTTTCAATTTAACATCATgaagcatggaccagccatcgtcaCGTTTGACTCCACGACGCCGACACCAGCAATTTATATAAGTTAAGCATGATATCAATTTATCTCATCATTATCTATATCTGTATAGCATGATGAAATGTGTATCTACATAATATCGTGCAATGCTCACTACTTATAATGAAAGGTgacaattttgtttaaatgggtataccattaattatttattaacggccgttttcaataacctatctatccttagtttaacttacggatacatcgctgtcaccgtttaatgacgagatcttatctatccatagtattgtctacctctagtaagttaaactaaagataggtagattattaaaaacggccgttattatattaacataaaataattgaaagctCGAATCCGCTTCATATTTGGTATGAGTGATGCTTCAtaccgatttaaataaaacttttgtaatAAGATCTGTCTATAAGTTTTCGTTTGATGTAAGCTTGTTAAGAGCCACCAAAAACTAAGGTTTGTAgtcttcaaaattaaaataacattatcgaTATAAAGAATAAGGCAAAAAAGTATGTCGGAAGACTCTGGCTATCACTggagttgaattttatatttaaaaaatataacgccTTACGTGGTTTTACAGCAAAGTTTTGCTAATGAATATTAGCTCTACTAGCTAAAGTGGCGACTGCATACATTTTCAATCGTCGTTGGTTTTGGAAATGCAAATGCATGATCAATGTAGCTACAGCTACAGCACGGACTATCTCTAACctttatctatccatagtattgtctacctctagtaagttaaactaaagatagacagattattaaaaactgccgttaatatattatttacttaaaataattgaaagctCGAAACCGCTAGGACAATTCATATTTGGTATGAGTGATGCTTCATaacgatttaaataaaacttttgtaatAAGATCTTTCTATAAGTTTTCGATTGATGTAAGCTTGTTAAGAGCCACCAAAAACTAAAGTTTGTAgtcttcaaaattaaaataacattatcgaTGCAAAGAATAAGGCAAAAAAGTATGTCAGAAGACTCTGGCTGTCTCTggagttaaattttatatttaaaaaatataacgccTTACGTGGTTTTACAGCAAAGTTTTGCTAATGAATATTAGCTCTACTAGCTAAAGTGGCGACTGCATACATTTTCAATCGTCGTTGGTTTTGGAAATGCAAATGCATGATCAATCTAGCAACAGCTACAGCACGACCATCTCTTACCTCGTCACCACACATTAAAGGCAGCACCTTATCGATGCACGTTACAGATTTTAAAAGTGCCCCAAGTTCTGGCACATATCCAGAAAATAATTTTCGCCATTCAATGTTATTTTGCCAGTCCTAGTTATATTTATTGCCTATAAATACGTGTTTAGGAAATGCTTGAGTAAAAAATCTcctttttgtgtaaaaattatgttatcaCCATCATGGTTATCGATTAAACATTTTACGAGTTAATGTACGAATCAACACTATCTATCCCACGGCTAGTGACAGAAGTTAAAGACCAACTTAATTCCCACAAAACCGAAGTACCTTaaatacgaggggaggtcaaaaagttcgcggaatgactgggaaaaaagatgaaatgatacattatgttatttttccttttcaatatattcccccttaacacgaatacatttttgggatctggcatataacttattaataccgtcgaaaaaataggttttgtcttgggcgtcaaaatacgccgaaatcgccgacttgacttcatcatcgtctctaaatttttttccacgcagctctttcttcatctttgggaataaataaaaatcgctaggggccaggtctggactgtagggtggatggcgtagttgttcaaaaccgcatcgatgaatggcagccgtcgcaacatgactcgtgtgaacgggcgcgttgtcgtgcaaaaggagtacaccttttgtcagttttcctcttcttttttctttaatagcttcttttaatcggtccaatagggaagcgtagtactctcccgttatagaaacaccacgttctttataatcgatcaaaagaataccttcagtatcccaaaaaatagtcgccatgatctttccggccgattgcgacactttaaatttttttgggggtggtgtgccttttttgtgccactgcatcgactcctgctttgactcaggctcatagtggtgaacccaagtttcatcaccggttacaattcgggccataatttcttccctaacttctccacagcggtccaaatactcgcgggaacagttgacgcgctcacgtttttgcagcggcgtgagcattctcgggacccaccttgaacacactttactcatgccaagatgttgatgaagaatatttaaaattgtggtttctgatactccaactgatgctgcaagttgtttcttcttcaaccttccgtcttccaatacaagtttttcaactttttcaatgatttccggcgtagtggcctcaatgggccgtccaggtcgaggatcatcttcaattgactcccttccttgcttgaaaaggccgtgccatttgtaaatcatggttttaccaggagcagagtctccgtaaacagctaacatctcttgcaaaatagtttgaggcgtttttccttgtttggtgaggaactttacgacggcgcgatgttcaattttctccatagtggctagtttgttcccgatttacttgttcactcgtttgtaactcgaaagctaatgacccaattaggctagaaattggcatatatagtaattatgagttactcaagtagcggctacctggaggagcgacctcacccccgccaaccccgccattccgcgaactttttgaccgcccctcgtaatTATCAAAAACCTCTCATTCAGTGATAACCAGGTGGTAACATTTTGTAAATTCGACAAAAAAGAtttaaaacacaataaatataagtacataatattatcaacaatTTCCGTACACAGCTACAGTAATGATCCaagcatataatataactagctgacccagcagacgttgtattgcctatattaaaatcgcgatacaaaagtaactgttgatcgtagatgggtgaaaatttgaagttgtatgtatttttaatgctgactcataatcaaacaaatttttaaaaaaataaaaaataaatcgtgtggatcacccttaacatttagtgggacgaaaaataggttttgtccgattctcagacctacccaatatgcgctcaaaatttcatgagaatcggtcaagccgtttcagaggagttcaaagtttaacaccatgacacgagagtTTAAAAAATTAGAATATAATGTCATTGTTGCGTTGCCTTTATCTGCTGGTAACACAAGGATTTTGGCGTAAGAACTATAGTGCCTGCAACTTCTGCCTACGATATTTGGTTTCGGACTTTTATGTTTACGAATGATTATACATATATCCGCTTCTGTTCCAAGTACTTCGGTGCACATCAGTACAGTACTTTGTATGGACCAATCACAAACTTAAGACCTGGGCACCAGCCCTTTCTGAGCCTCAACTGGCACTTCTTTTGACGATAGATTAAGCACACTACCCTCCGCTATTTTAGAGCAAAGTTGTTGTTTGACTACTATTTTGCCTTAATTTTTTAACAGGCGTTTATTTTTTACTCGTTTATATGCTAGCGGACCATACAGTCGTTGTTTTGCTATAAAacaaactcttgcggatggaaatTGGTAAAATCCAAGAAAATCAACAATTGCCATTTTGAACAAATTGGTTTGTTTACATTTCACAACCAGATGACACACGAGAGACGAGCGGGTCATCACTATAAGTGACTACTAATTGTCTACAACTTTAATGTTTTGACTCTAATAACAGTCATCTGCTGGAATAATTTCAAACCAAGAACACGAGACAATTCCATATTATGTAACGTAAATTAGGTATTTGTTCACGTCCACGAATTGGGGGGGTAGCTTTGAATTCTTCTCAGTATTTTGTTGTTCGTTGTATTGAGAGAAATCTTTGTAAACCCGAAAGCAATCGGTACCAACCAACACCGATTAATTGTGAGTAAAGCTGATttacataataacaataaaagatTAAATTGTTTCAGGCCAGTTTAAAGCCTTGTCCACATACATTGAACAAAAGCAAATGAAATGTCTACACTTATTCTTTCGCTTTTACTCCTTCGCTTTTTCTCGccgatttcattttattttcttctCCCCTATATGTCAAAACCCCTTTGCAAACTGATGTACCTTCATGAAGTTTACCAAgagttgttgcaatatgttatgttttgtcACTGgcaatggtaaataaatattgttatattctattctaatgTGGATTCGACCTAACGCAACTTAATTGTCAAAATATCTGATATTCACGTCCAATTCAACTTCTAGTAGGCTTATAACATACTAATCATACGGCATATGATACGgcaatatgatttttttaaattttattttgatttttttatgaattaattaataaattaattgatcaTGAAATCATTCCAAATTCTCTAGAAGCAGATGACGTCATTATTAGGCCTACGAATATATACACTACGATAAGGTGCAATAAGGCCTGTTGTCTTAACTTCGAGCCCATTTGCACCTGAAATTTTTAACGTTATGCAATATTGAAGAAATTGAATAAGAAATGATGAATCAAGCATGATTTCATGTCGAAGTGactaaacaaatattagatTCACGTAACTTTCAATTTAGCACCTActggatattatattatatacaaataatacacaaaaacGGCTGATTTCCCTGAAGTTTCTAGTTGGACTtcgaacaaaattatattatataatacgtaagtatccatctttGTGATTATATTCATAAGGACGAAATTTCGATAGCTAACCTGACGATAGGTATGTACCAGtacttcatattataattataagagaCCATTTGCTCCAGTCAGTGCAACACCGACATTAGAAGCAAACAAACGCGATTTGTCATTTTATGAATAACTGAACTGAacctgacccagcaaacgttgtattgatggcaatacaatttctttatatggataaagaaataaaaaaacattataattaaaatttgtggggtaatatatcgtacataaaatttatcgcactaaaattattgtattcgatctTTTACTttctattgcggatctgtggatggaacagaataatataaaaagcgcgatacaaaaataagtgATGATCTTAGATGggttaaaatttgaagttgtgtgtattttataatgttgaatcataataaaataatttgtcaaaagaaataaaaaatatttaggggtgcGTCCTTATCCCTAAGTTTAAGGAACTTATCATTTAggagtatgaaaaatagatgttagccgattctcagacctactcggTTAAACCGTtacggaggagtttggtaacaaacaccgggacacgcgaattttatatataagaataacATTATAATGCAAGCAAACTGTATGTTTCCAAATGCTTTTACGAATATTGGAAATGGAGAAGAATCGAACACATGAATTATTGGCATTGAATCAAGATTTGTTATCAAAGAAGATACTGCATTTCCTAACCGGCTACCAAtctttttatcaaattcatcAACTGAAATTAACAATTCCTCATTACATCCAGCTTTGACTTTAGCTGtttcaaacaatttaaataaaggaACGGAACTTCATGTTAGAAACTCATTACCGCTTTACGCTTCGCCGTATAACAATCAATTTGCCTGCTTAATATTGCACAGTTGCTTGCAGATTTTGtagtttatcattttatacaaaaaccgcatattaagttttactagttaaagaaaatataataaaaaacgtgAGTCTCCCactcacactaaaagttttgcgtaacttagaaaacaacatgttatataaccaaaatattatgtttattgctgtTCAAAATACTACcctaatatgtaatattaaacagtttttcatgcgatcgaaccattttttaaaacaagaggaTCACAGATCTGTCGGCATGTTTTCTACTTGCTGGTTAAACGCTATctctgcctcttcggaattggtaaaagtgaaacctctcatcaaatctttgattttggggaaaatacagtaatcacagggtgctaggtcggggctatgtgcaggagcAGTTGTACTTTgttggaagctaaaaatgacttcgTTTTATTGGCCGTGTGTGAAAAAGCGTTGTCATTTGTAGGAGAACGCGGTATTTTAGTCgcctttcgcgaactttttttaagatcctgggtaaacaaatggtagattACAACttggcattaacactcttttgatcttcaagtggaattcagatgggacccgtagctgagaaaaaaatgcgataatttttttaccaaggtatctcgcctgcctcacttttgttggcttGTTCTCATGCTCATACATCCATTCAAAAGATTGCTATTTTTtttgggttcaaaacaataaatccacgtctcgtctcctgtgacaatgtcataaacagcatgaGCATGTCCGttgtcgtacttcattagcatctgtgaacACCATTCCACGCAATTTTCAAAATTtcgctcataccaatccccaatagtcctcgaattgtctcataggtaatctgCGGGTGTTCTTCAATAAGTAgttagtttacgcactagatccggcctCCGTCAACCGAatttagaaatagttctacgacttcaccggaccgtattttcacgggtacggatcggatgtAGTGCTAAAGCACTGTACACAGAGTACATGGCACTGTAAGACTAAGTACCAATTAAACACCAATGTAAAGTATGAACACCATCGATATCTAATCACAGATTTATTTAATAGCGTTTTAATATTGCTAACTAGATACAACGCGCAATGTGTGCTGCACATAGTAGGTATTCTATCACAATGGATTAAATACCTAATCAAAAATTCGAAACAACAAGGTCCATATTTGGGGCATTTTGCTCCTTAGTAACTGCCAAACAAAACAGATGTCGCTGTTCCGTATATTCACTTAGTACTTTAACTAAATGTAATATCCAAAGCGCATAATTTGCTTAATTATAGCAATTTACAAATGAAGCCatatgacaataataataaaaattgctttatttcatcgttttttttataatcactgCAAGTAACTTAATTATCTAATCTTTTAATCGTTAATTGTAATAGTAATAACATTGGAAAACAGAAGGGGTGGACCTCTGATATGCGATGATATTATTAtaggtaatttttagaaaacgAATTCCTAAAACCATGTATTGAGAGGTATAACTTAAGA encodes the following:
- the LOC126979101 gene encoding macrophage migration inhibitory factor-like, which gives rise to MPCFRLFTNIPKIKIPNDFVEKITPLLADVLRKPEQKFVCLVSGDCILSFGGDASAPGAVASIESIGHLGPNENKIFVTQVTAFVEKELGIKPDRFFISFYDLEGHNIGKGGVTLA